The Lysobacter gummosus genome includes a region encoding these proteins:
- a CDS encoding asparagine synthase-related protein, whose amino-acid sequence MPNCRLPIDGFGTPVASWLRGPLREWAEALLDESRLRAEGHFDARVVRGLWGEFLRGQRKWHTHLWNVLMFQAWREQYRRGTTSSAVAVMPEPLPAIGPERVARAQYGC is encoded by the coding sequence ATGCCGAATTGCCGACTTCCCATCGACGGTTTCGGCACACCGGTCGCGAGCTGGCTGCGCGGTCCCCTGCGCGAATGGGCCGAGGCCTTGCTGGACGAATCGCGATTGCGCGCGGAAGGGCATTTCGATGCGCGGGTGGTGCGCGGGCTGTGGGGCGAATTCCTCCGCGGCCAGCGCAAGTGGCATACGCATTTGTGGAACGTGCTGATGTTTCAGGCGTGGCGGGAACAGTATCGACGAGGGACGACGTCGTCCGCTGTCGCGGTGATGCCGGAGCCGTTGCCGGCGATCGGGCCTGAGCGCGTCGCGCGAGCGCAATACGGGTGCTGA
- a CDS encoding alpha-N-arabinofuranosidase yields MNIDHANGLSRRTFVKSLARAAVASRLAWAGIRPDTISSANARQYRENNSMLKILAATTTLILSLSVGAATAATLQAKATLQADKPGPRINRNLYGQFSEHLGGGIYDGIWVGENSPIPNVRGIRTDVVEALKAIKTPMVRWPGGCFADEYLWRDGIGPRDQRPVRKNNWWGGAAETNAFGTHEFMDFVEQIGAEAYISINVGSSTPTYMREWIEYMTSPGQDTLARERRKNGRDKPWKVALWGIGNESWGCGGNMTPEYYANELRRFGSFFHQGEDNPGLRVATGPNSDETRWTEVLMKDASQAMDALSLHYYTLPTGDWKTKGAAIGFTQQEWVDTFAQTLKMDDFIKRHSAIMDTYDPKKRVGLYVDEWGTWYDVEKGTNPSYLYQQNTLRDAVLAAANFNIFHQHADRVRMTSVAQTINVLQAMILTDGGKMALTPTYHAFKMYVPFQDATSLPLELTTPNFSAGGKTIPAINASAARAKDGRIFIGIANMDPQDRVELDIDLGAVKAKAVSGEVLTADRTDAHNVPGQPATIAPMPYSGGRIGQGRLVLDIPAKSVVVVRLD; encoded by the coding sequence ATGAATATCGACCACGCCAACGGACTTAGCCGGCGCACCTTCGTTAAATCCCTTGCCCGAGCCGCAGTTGCGTCGCGTCTTGCATGGGCCGGCATCCGTCCAGACACCATTTCTTCCGCGAACGCACGGCAATACAGAGAGAACAATTCCATGCTCAAGATCCTTGCGGCCACCACCACCCTCATCCTCAGTCTGAGCGTCGGCGCGGCGACGGCTGCAACGCTTCAGGCGAAGGCGACCCTGCAGGCCGACAAGCCCGGGCCGCGGATCAATCGCAATCTCTACGGCCAATTCTCCGAGCACCTGGGCGGCGGCATCTATGACGGCATCTGGGTCGGCGAGAACAGCCCAATTCCCAACGTCCGTGGTATTCGCACCGACGTAGTCGAAGCGCTGAAGGCCATCAAGACGCCCATGGTGCGCTGGCCGGGCGGATGTTTCGCCGATGAGTACCTCTGGCGCGACGGCATCGGCCCCCGCGACCAGCGTCCCGTGCGCAAGAACAACTGGTGGGGCGGCGCGGCCGAGACCAATGCTTTCGGCACCCATGAGTTCATGGATTTCGTGGAGCAGATTGGCGCCGAGGCCTATATCTCGATCAACGTCGGCAGTTCAACCCCGACCTACATGCGCGAATGGATCGAGTACATGACCTCTCCCGGCCAGGACACTCTGGCCCGGGAGCGGCGCAAGAACGGGCGCGACAAACCATGGAAGGTCGCGCTATGGGGCATAGGCAATGAAAGCTGGGGTTGCGGCGGCAACATGACGCCGGAGTATTACGCCAACGAGTTGCGCCGCTTCGGCAGCTTCTTCCATCAGGGCGAGGACAATCCCGGTCTGCGTGTGGCCACCGGCCCCAACTCCGATGAAACCCGCTGGACCGAAGTGCTGATGAAGGACGCCAGCCAGGCCATGGACGCCCTCAGCCTGCACTACTACACGTTGCCCACCGGCGACTGGAAGACCAAGGGCGCCGCCATCGGCTTCACCCAGCAGGAATGGGTCGACACCTTCGCCCAGACCCTGAAGATGGACGACTTCATCAAACGCCATTCGGCGATCATGGATACCTACGATCCGAAAAAACGCGTCGGCCTGTATGTCGATGAATGGGGCACCTGGTACGACGTCGAAAAAGGCACCAATCCGAGCTATCTATACCAACAGAACACCTTGCGCGACGCGGTGCTGGCGGCGGCCAACTTCAACATCTTCCACCAGCATGCCGACCGCGTGCGCATGACCAGCGTCGCCCAGACCATCAACGTGCTGCAAGCGATGATCCTCACCGACGGCGGCAAGATGGCGCTGACTCCGACCTACCACGCCTTCAAGATGTATGTGCCGTTCCAGGACGCGACTTCGCTGCCGCTGGAACTGACCACGCCGAACTTCAGCGCCGGCGGCAAAACCATTCCCGCGATCAACGCTTCGGCGGCACGCGCCAAGGACGGCAGGATCTTCATCGGCATCGCCAACATGGATCCACAGGACCGTGTGGAACTGGACATCGATCTCGGCGCCGTGAAAGCGAAAGCAGTCTCGGGCGAGGTTCTCACCGCGGACCGAACGGATGCGCACAATGTTCCCGGGCAACCGGCGACCATCGCGCCTATGCCCTACAGCGGCGGCCGGATCGGCCAGGGCAGGCTCGTACTCGATATCCCGGCCAAGTCGGTCGTGGTGGTCAGGCTCGACTGA